A genome region from bacterium includes the following:
- a CDS encoding serine hydrolase, with translation MKVIFTLILLFCFCFFTADADNSIIPDTPAGKKLSEMLSIIDTEDEARVLAFIRSFDPSFLEQFSEEEHRDVFRQLRERTGGLEIIEVANSEPHELSVIAKSKKSQKSLRVMIKTSTSDPFALTDIGIRPLDSAGGPKQQKTPFATLDVPATQKRLDELLSGLVPRGLNGAVLVAQNGQIIFHKGYGLANREARIPINEDTAFDVAAATKDFTHTAIFQLVASGKIKLQDPITKYFPNVPADKAGITIQQLLIHTAGFPAYSGPDDEVIAKEDFLKRIFSTTLLCEPGKKESYSNPGYSLLAAIIQNVSGLSFEQYLKANIFDPVGMAQTGYVLPKWKPGQIAHTYGEGKDRGSTLDFPHATDGPYWNLRGNGGTLSPLTDMFRFYEAAISGKLLPKDSELVIFRPDEELELAGSDGFHYFVYSRSPVDGITTIVATTDPAVKAPAVRSQIAKILKEQT, from the coding sequence TTGAAAGTAATCTTCACGCTCATTTTGCTGTTCTGTTTTTGCTTTTTTACCGCCGATGCGGATAACTCAATCATTCCGGATACGCCTGCCGGAAAGAAATTAAGCGAGATGCTCTCAATCATTGACACGGAAGACGAAGCCAGGGTTCTCGCCTTTATACGAAGCTTCGATCCTTCCTTTTTGGAGCAATTTTCGGAGGAAGAGCACAGGGACGTGTTCCGGCAACTGCGCGAGCGAACGGGCGGACTCGAAATCATCGAAGTCGCAAATTCAGAACCACATGAGTTGAGCGTTATAGCAAAATCGAAAAAATCACAAAAGTCCTTACGTGTGATGATCAAGACGTCAACGAGTGACCCCTTTGCACTTACTGACATCGGTATTCGACCGTTGGATTCAGCAGGTGGTCCCAAACAACAAAAAACACCTTTCGCAACTCTCGATGTTCCCGCGACTCAAAAGCGACTCGATGAGCTGCTGTCGGGGCTCGTACCCCGCGGTTTGAACGGCGCAGTTCTGGTTGCGCAAAACGGTCAGATTATTTTCCATAAAGGCTATGGATTAGCCAATCGTGAAGCAAGGATTCCAATTAATGAGGACACCGCGTTTGACGTCGCCGCTGCCACAAAAGATTTTACGCATACGGCAATCTTTCAGCTGGTTGCCTCCGGAAAAATCAAATTACAGGATCCGATCACAAAATATTTTCCAAATGTTCCTGCAGACAAAGCCGGGATTACTATTCAACAGCTCCTGATTCACACTGCCGGCTTTCCCGCGTATTCCGGTCCGGATGATGAAGTTATTGCAAAGGAAGATTTTTTGAAACGCATTTTTTCGACAACACTGCTATGCGAACCGGGGAAAAAGGAAAGTTATTCAAATCCGGGATACAGTCTCCTGGCCGCCATTATACAGAACGTGAGTGGTCTTTCATTCGAGCAGTATCTGAAGGCAAATATTTTTGATCCGGTTGGAATGGCACAGACTGGATATGTTTTACCTAAATGGAAACCCGGACAGATCGCGCACACTTACGGTGAAGGAAAGGATCGCGGTTCCACATTGGATTTTCCACATGCGACCGATGGTCCTTATTGGAACCTGAGAGGGAACGGCGGAACTCTTTCTCCGTTAACGGACATGTTTCGATTTTATGAAGCTGCGATCAGCGGCAAGTTGTTGCCAAAGGATTCCGAGCTGGTGATCTTTCGGCCGGATGAAGAACTCGAGCTGGCAGGTTCCGACGGCTTCCACTATTTTGTCTATTCCCGCTCGCCGGTGGACGGAATCACAACGATCGTTGCAACAACAGATCCTGCAGTGAAAGCACCGGCCGTACGCTCACAAATCGCAAAGATTTTAAAGGAACAAACTTAA
- a CDS encoding ferritin-like domain-containing protein, which translates to MASELSCFIRLLQKAYSGELAAALAYRGHWKSTSEEADRARIQQIEEEEWNHREKVRRMLSILGSKPDLIRETRSYLVGRVLGFLCAVAGSFVPMYAAGRLESRNIVEYENAAQFACDSGHPELLECLLTMAEMEWEHEHYFREKVLQYKMPRYLSLWPSPPPKKSIRSRYPTPG; encoded by the coding sequence GAGAGCTTGCTGCAGCTCTGGCCTATCGTGGACATTGGAAGTCCACCTCAGAGGAAGCGGATCGTGCCAGAATTCAACAGATTGAGGAGGAGGAATGGAATCACCGCGAAAAGGTTCGGAGAATGTTGTCAATTCTCGGTTCAAAGCCTGATCTGATTCGGGAAACGCGCTCTTATCTTGTGGGACGCGTGTTGGGATTTCTTTGTGCAGTAGCTGGTTCGTTTGTTCCCATGTACGCAGCCGGGCGGCTGGAAAGTCGCAACATTGTGGAATACGAAAACGCAGCTCAATTTGCCTGTGATAGCGGACATCCTGAATTGCTGGAATGCCTGTTAACGATGGCTGAAATGGAATGGGAGCACGAACACTATTTCCGTGAAAAAGTTCTTCAATATAAGATGCCGCGATACTTAAGTCTCTGGCCGTCCCCTCCGCCCAAAAAGAGTATCCGTTCCCGTTACCCCACACCAGGATAA